In a single window of the Sylvia atricapilla isolate bSylAtr1 chromosome 20, bSylAtr1.pri, whole genome shotgun sequence genome:
- the SRSF1 gene encoding serine/arginine-rich splicing factor 1, whose protein sequence is MSGGGVIRGPAGNNDCRIYVGNLPPDIRTKDIEDVFYKYGAIRDIDLKNRRGGPPFAFVEFEDPRDAEDAVYGRDGYDYDGYRLRVEFPRSGRGTGRGGGGGGGGGAPRGRYGPPSRRSEYRVIVSGLPPSGSWQDLKDHMREAGDVCYADVFRDGTGVVEFVRKEDMTYAVRKLDNTKFRSHEGETAYIRVKVDGPRSPSYGRSRSRSRSRSRSRSRSNSRSRSYSPRRSRGSPRYSPRHSRSRSRT, encoded by the exons ATGTCCGGCGGCGGCGTCATCCGCGGCCCGGCCGGCAACAACGACTGCCGCATCTACGTGGGGAACCTGCCCCCCGACATCCGCACCAAGGACATCGAGGACGTGTTCTACAAGTACGGCGCCATCCGCGACATCGACTTGAAGAACCGCCGCGGGGGCCCGCCCTTCGCCTTCGTCGAGTTTGAGGACCCCAG GGACGCGGAGGACGCCGTCTACGGGCGGGACGGCTACGACTACGATGGGTATCGCCTCCGCGTGGAGTTCCCTCGGAGCGGCCGCGGCACCGGcagaggcggcggcggcggcggagggggAGGAGCCCCCCGGGGCAGGTATGGCCCCCCGTCCCGGCGCTCGGAGTACAGAGTGATCGTCTCGG ggctgcctccAAGTGGAAGTTGGCAGGATTTAAAGGATCACATGCGTGAAGCAGGTGATGTATGTTATGCTGATGTTTTCCGAGATGGCACTGGTGTCGTGGAGTTTGTGCGGAAGGAAGACATGACCTACGCTGTGCGAAAGCTGGATAACACTAAATTTAGATCTCACGAG GGAGAAACTGCCTACATCCGTGTTAAAGTTGATGGCCCAAGAAGCCCAAGCTATGGAAGATCTCGGTCCCGCAGCCGTAGTCGTAGCAGGAGCCGTAGTCGAAGCAACAGCAGAAGCCGCAGTTATTCCCCAAGAAGAAGCAGAGGATCTCCACGCTACTCTCCCCGCCACAGCAGATCCCGATCTCGTACATAA
- the VEZF1 gene encoding vascular endothelial zinc finger 1 isoform X1, which yields MEANWTAFLFQAHEASHHQQQAAQNSLLPLLSSAVEPPDQKPILPLPITQKPQPAPETLKDAIVGIKKEKPKTSFVCTYCSKAFRDSYHLRRHESCHTGIKLVSRPKKTPTTMVPLISTIAGDNSRSSLVSTIAGILSTVTTSSSATNPSSSAGATAMAVTQTVKKPSKPVKKNHACEMCGKAFRDVYHLNRHKLSHSDEKPFECPICNQRFKRKDRMTYHVRSHEGGITKPYTCGVCGKGFSRPDHLSCHVKHVHSTERPFKCQTCTAAFATKDRLRTHMVRHEGKVSCNICGKLLSAAYITSHLKTHGQSQSINCNTCKQGINKTCMSEETSNQKQQQQQQQQQQQQQQQQQQQQQQQQQQQQQQQQQQQQQQQHVTSWPGKQVETLRLWEEAVKARKKECQFTFEKAIEYVPFEAANLCQTSTAATTPVTLTTPFNITSSVASGTITNPVTVAAAMSMRSPVNVSSAVNISSPMNLGHPVTITSPLSMTSPLTLTTPVNLPTPVTAPVNIAHPVTITSPMNLPTPMTLAGPLNIAMRPVESMPFLPQALPTSPPW from the exons aTGGAGGCCAACTGGACCGCGTTCCTCTTTCAG GCACACGAAGCCTCCCATCACCaacagcaggcagcacagaacagtttgttgcctctcctgagctctgctgttgaGCCGCCCGATCAGAAGCCGATTCTGCCCTTACCAATAACGCAGAAACCTCAGCCTGCACCAGAAACATTAAAGGATGCTATTGTTGggattaaaaaggaaaaacctaaAACCTCCTTTGTGTGCACTTACTGCAGCAAAGCTTTCAGGGACAGCTACCATTTGAGGCGTCACGAGTCCTGCCACACAGGGATAAAGTTAGTGTCACGGCCAAAGAAAACTCCCACCACAATGGTGCCCCTTATCTCGACCATCGCCGGTGACAACAGCCGGAGCTCGCTGGTGTCGACTATCGCGGGCATCCTGTCCACTGTCACTACGTCTTCCTCTGCCACCAACCCCAGCAGCAGCGCCGGCGCCACGGCCATGGCGGTGACGCAGACGGTGAAGAAGCCCAGCAAGCCCGTGAAGAAGAACCACGCCTGTGAGATGTGTGGGAAGGCCTTCAGGGACGTCTACCACCTCAACCGGCACAAGCTGTCCCACTCGGACGAGAAACCCTTCGAATGTCCCATTTGCAATCAGCGCTTCAAGAGAAAGGATCGCATGACCTACCACGTGAGGTCCCACGAGGGTGGCATCACGAAACCCTACACCTGCGGTGTTTGTGGAAAAGGCTTCTCAAG GCCTGATCATTTAAGCTGTCACGTTAAACATGTTCACTCAACAGAGAGACCCTTCAAATGCCAA ACGtgcactgctgcctttgccacCAAAGACAGACTGCGGACACACATGGTGCGCCATGAAGGAAAGGTATCGTGTAATATCTGTGGTAAACTTCTGAGTGCAGCATATATCACCAGCCACTTAAAGACACACGGGCAGAGCCAAAGTATCAACTGTAATACCTGTAAACAAGGCATCAATAAAA CATGCATGAGTGAAGAGACCAGCaaccagaaacagcagcagcagcagcaacaacagcagcaacaacaacaacagcagcagcagcagcagcagcagcagcaacaacagcagcaacaacagcagcagcagcaacagcagcagcagcagcagcacgtcACAAGTTGGCCTGGGAAGCAGGTAGAGACCCTGAGGTTGTGGGAAGAGGCCGTCAAAGCCAGGAAGAAAG AATGTCAGTTCACCTTTGAGAAGGCTATAGAGTACGTACCATTCG AAGCTGCTAACTTGTGCCAAACCTCCACTGCTGCTACTACGCCTGTGACTCTTACTACTCCATTCAATATAACGTCCTCTGTGGCTTCTGGGACTATCACAAACCCAGTCACAGTGGCAGCTGCAATGAGCATGAGAAGTCCAGTAAATGTATCAAGTGCAGTTAATATATCCAGTCCGATGAACTTAGGGCATCCTGTAACTATAACCAGTCCTCTGTCCATGACGTCCCCGTTAACGCTCACCACCCCGGTGAACCTGCCCACCCCGGTGACGGCGCCGGTGAACATAGCACACCCCGTCACCATCACGTCCCCCATGAACCTGCCCACGCCCATGACGCTGGCTGGTCCCCTCAACATAGCCATGAGACCAGTGGAGAGCATGCCTTTCCTGCCCCAGGCCTTGCCCACCTCTCCGCCCTGGTAA
- the VEZF1 gene encoding vascular endothelial zinc finger 1 isoform X3: MEANWTAFLFQAHEASHHQQQAAQNSLLPLLSSAVEPPDQKPILPLPITQKPQPAPETLKDAIVGIKKEKPKTSFVCTYCSKAFRDSYHLRRHESCHTGIKLVSRPKKTPTTMVPLISTIAGDNSRSSLVSTIAGILSTVTTSSSATNPSSSAGATAMAVTQTVKKPSKPVKKNHACEMCGKAFRDVYHLNRHKLSHSDEKPFECPICNQRFKRKDRMTYHVRSHEGGITKPYTCGVCGKGFSRPDHLSCHVKHVHSTERPFKCQTCTAAFATKDRLRTHMVRHEGKVSCNICGKLLSAAYITSHLKTHGQSQSINCNTCKQGINKTCMSEETSNQKQQQQQQQQQQQQQQQQQQQQQQQQQQQQQQQQQQQQQQQHVTSWPGKQVETLRLWEEAVKARKKEAANLCQTSTAATTPVTLTTPFNITSSVASGTITNPVTVAAAMSMRSPVNVSSAVNISSPMNLGHPVTITSPLSMTSPLTLTTPVNLPTPVTAPVNIAHPVTITSPMNLPTPMTLAGPLNIAMRPVESMPFLPQALPTSPPW, from the exons aTGGAGGCCAACTGGACCGCGTTCCTCTTTCAG GCACACGAAGCCTCCCATCACCaacagcaggcagcacagaacagtttgttgcctctcctgagctctgctgttgaGCCGCCCGATCAGAAGCCGATTCTGCCCTTACCAATAACGCAGAAACCTCAGCCTGCACCAGAAACATTAAAGGATGCTATTGTTGggattaaaaaggaaaaacctaaAACCTCCTTTGTGTGCACTTACTGCAGCAAAGCTTTCAGGGACAGCTACCATTTGAGGCGTCACGAGTCCTGCCACACAGGGATAAAGTTAGTGTCACGGCCAAAGAAAACTCCCACCACAATGGTGCCCCTTATCTCGACCATCGCCGGTGACAACAGCCGGAGCTCGCTGGTGTCGACTATCGCGGGCATCCTGTCCACTGTCACTACGTCTTCCTCTGCCACCAACCCCAGCAGCAGCGCCGGCGCCACGGCCATGGCGGTGACGCAGACGGTGAAGAAGCCCAGCAAGCCCGTGAAGAAGAACCACGCCTGTGAGATGTGTGGGAAGGCCTTCAGGGACGTCTACCACCTCAACCGGCACAAGCTGTCCCACTCGGACGAGAAACCCTTCGAATGTCCCATTTGCAATCAGCGCTTCAAGAGAAAGGATCGCATGACCTACCACGTGAGGTCCCACGAGGGTGGCATCACGAAACCCTACACCTGCGGTGTTTGTGGAAAAGGCTTCTCAAG GCCTGATCATTTAAGCTGTCACGTTAAACATGTTCACTCAACAGAGAGACCCTTCAAATGCCAA ACGtgcactgctgcctttgccacCAAAGACAGACTGCGGACACACATGGTGCGCCATGAAGGAAAGGTATCGTGTAATATCTGTGGTAAACTTCTGAGTGCAGCATATATCACCAGCCACTTAAAGACACACGGGCAGAGCCAAAGTATCAACTGTAATACCTGTAAACAAGGCATCAATAAAA CATGCATGAGTGAAGAGACCAGCaaccagaaacagcagcagcagcagcaacaacagcagcaacaacaacaacagcagcagcagcagcagcagcagcagcaacaacagcagcaacaacagcagcagcagcaacagcagcagcagcagcagcacgtcACAAGTTGGCCTGGGAAGCAGGTAGAGACCCTGAGGTTGTGGGAAGAGGCCGTCAAAGCCAGGAAGAAAG AAGCTGCTAACTTGTGCCAAACCTCCACTGCTGCTACTACGCCTGTGACTCTTACTACTCCATTCAATATAACGTCCTCTGTGGCTTCTGGGACTATCACAAACCCAGTCACAGTGGCAGCTGCAATGAGCATGAGAAGTCCAGTAAATGTATCAAGTGCAGTTAATATATCCAGTCCGATGAACTTAGGGCATCCTGTAACTATAACCAGTCCTCTGTCCATGACGTCCCCGTTAACGCTCACCACCCCGGTGAACCTGCCCACCCCGGTGACGGCGCCGGTGAACATAGCACACCCCGTCACCATCACGTCCCCCATGAACCTGCCCACGCCCATGACGCTGGCTGGTCCCCTCAACATAGCCATGAGACCAGTGGAGAGCATGCCTTTCCTGCCCCAGGCCTTGCCCACCTCTCCGCCCTGGTAA
- the VEZF1 gene encoding vascular endothelial zinc finger 1 isoform X2 — translation MRVMPSSLAEAHEASHHQQQAAQNSLLPLLSSAVEPPDQKPILPLPITQKPQPAPETLKDAIVGIKKEKPKTSFVCTYCSKAFRDSYHLRRHESCHTGIKLVSRPKKTPTTMVPLISTIAGDNSRSSLVSTIAGILSTVTTSSSATNPSSSAGATAMAVTQTVKKPSKPVKKNHACEMCGKAFRDVYHLNRHKLSHSDEKPFECPICNQRFKRKDRMTYHVRSHEGGITKPYTCGVCGKGFSRPDHLSCHVKHVHSTERPFKCQTCTAAFATKDRLRTHMVRHEGKVSCNICGKLLSAAYITSHLKTHGQSQSINCNTCKQGINKTCMSEETSNQKQQQQQQQQQQQQQQQQQQQQQQQQQQQQQQQQQQQQQQQHVTSWPGKQVETLRLWEEAVKARKKECQFTFEKAIEYVPFEAANLCQTSTAATTPVTLTTPFNITSSVASGTITNPVTVAAAMSMRSPVNVSSAVNISSPMNLGHPVTITSPLSMTSPLTLTTPVNLPTPVTAPVNIAHPVTITSPMNLPTPMTLAGPLNIAMRPVESMPFLPQALPTSPPW, via the exons ATGCGGGTGATGCCATCGAGTTTGGCCGAG GCACACGAAGCCTCCCATCACCaacagcaggcagcacagaacagtttgttgcctctcctgagctctgctgttgaGCCGCCCGATCAGAAGCCGATTCTGCCCTTACCAATAACGCAGAAACCTCAGCCTGCACCAGAAACATTAAAGGATGCTATTGTTGggattaaaaaggaaaaacctaaAACCTCCTTTGTGTGCACTTACTGCAGCAAAGCTTTCAGGGACAGCTACCATTTGAGGCGTCACGAGTCCTGCCACACAGGGATAAAGTTAGTGTCACGGCCAAAGAAAACTCCCACCACAATGGTGCCCCTTATCTCGACCATCGCCGGTGACAACAGCCGGAGCTCGCTGGTGTCGACTATCGCGGGCATCCTGTCCACTGTCACTACGTCTTCCTCTGCCACCAACCCCAGCAGCAGCGCCGGCGCCACGGCCATGGCGGTGACGCAGACGGTGAAGAAGCCCAGCAAGCCCGTGAAGAAGAACCACGCCTGTGAGATGTGTGGGAAGGCCTTCAGGGACGTCTACCACCTCAACCGGCACAAGCTGTCCCACTCGGACGAGAAACCCTTCGAATGTCCCATTTGCAATCAGCGCTTCAAGAGAAAGGATCGCATGACCTACCACGTGAGGTCCCACGAGGGTGGCATCACGAAACCCTACACCTGCGGTGTTTGTGGAAAAGGCTTCTCAAG GCCTGATCATTTAAGCTGTCACGTTAAACATGTTCACTCAACAGAGAGACCCTTCAAATGCCAA ACGtgcactgctgcctttgccacCAAAGACAGACTGCGGACACACATGGTGCGCCATGAAGGAAAGGTATCGTGTAATATCTGTGGTAAACTTCTGAGTGCAGCATATATCACCAGCCACTTAAAGACACACGGGCAGAGCCAAAGTATCAACTGTAATACCTGTAAACAAGGCATCAATAAAA CATGCATGAGTGAAGAGACCAGCaaccagaaacagcagcagcagcagcaacaacagcagcaacaacaacaacagcagcagcagcagcagcagcagcagcaacaacagcagcaacaacagcagcagcagcaacagcagcagcagcagcagcacgtcACAAGTTGGCCTGGGAAGCAGGTAGAGACCCTGAGGTTGTGGGAAGAGGCCGTCAAAGCCAGGAAGAAAG AATGTCAGTTCACCTTTGAGAAGGCTATAGAGTACGTACCATTCG AAGCTGCTAACTTGTGCCAAACCTCCACTGCTGCTACTACGCCTGTGACTCTTACTACTCCATTCAATATAACGTCCTCTGTGGCTTCTGGGACTATCACAAACCCAGTCACAGTGGCAGCTGCAATGAGCATGAGAAGTCCAGTAAATGTATCAAGTGCAGTTAATATATCCAGTCCGATGAACTTAGGGCATCCTGTAACTATAACCAGTCCTCTGTCCATGACGTCCCCGTTAACGCTCACCACCCCGGTGAACCTGCCCACCCCGGTGACGGCGCCGGTGAACATAGCACACCCCGTCACCATCACGTCCCCCATGAACCTGCCCACGCCCATGACGCTGGCTGGTCCCCTCAACATAGCCATGAGACCAGTGGAGAGCATGCCTTTCCTGCCCCAGGCCTTGCCCACCTCTCCGCCCTGGTAA